Proteins encoded together in one Xenopus laevis strain J_2021 chromosome 6L, Xenopus_laevis_v10.1, whole genome shotgun sequence window:
- the hrh4.b2.L gene encoding histamine H3 receptor, whose protein sequence is MQVYRLSNGSGINVTLDAAGLTTQYSDVVNILIIVLISLLILLTVGGNTLVVLAFFVEKNLRNQSNFFLLNLSIADFILGAFAIPLYVPYLLTGKWQLGKFLCKVWLIVDYTMCTASAFNVALISWDRFLSVTQAVLYRSQQNSHCRTFMKMTAVWILSFLLYGPAIICWDFFLTTEESSEDICIAGFYYTWYFLLTASAFDFVLPLISISFFNLSIFCNIRKRSRRKMQNSISLPTDKSRKETKLYTIATNVTPQVSQLEIQKDSWLPFRKIIKICCNQCFDISSSSHNNNSSNQITNLSRDKKVAKSLSVLVCIFAICWAPYTFLMSIRAACHGNCIHIYWYDITFWLLWTNSAINPIIYPLCHKGFRKAFLNIVMCLRMKNPKV, encoded by the exons atgcaggtttACAGACTGAGTAATGGCAGTGGGATCAATGTGACACTTGATGCTGCAGGTTTAACAACTCAATATTCAGATGTTGTTAACATCTTGATCATTGTACTTATATCTTTACTTATTTTACTCACAGTCGGAGGCAACACGCTGGTTGTATTGGctttctttgtggaaaaaaatcttagaaaCCAGAGCAATTTCTTTCTCCTAAATTTGTCCATTGCTGATTTTATTTTAG GTGCATTTGCTATCCCTTTGTATGTACCATATTTGCTGACAGGAAAGTGGCAGCTTGGGAAATTCCTCTGCAAAGTGTGGCTAATTGTTGATTACACCATGTGCACAGCGTCAGCGTTTAATGTCGCTCTTATCAGCTGGGATCGATTCCTCTCTGTCACTCAGGCT gTGTTATACCGATCTCAACAGAACAGTCACTGCCGGACATTTATGAAGATGACTGCAGTCTGGATACTGTCATTTCTTCTCTATGGCCCAGCAATCATTTGTTGGGATTTTTTTCTCACTACAGAGGAAAGTTCAGAAGACATTTGCATAGCTGGATTTTATTACACATGGTATTTCCTTCTTACAGCATCAGCATTTGATTTTGTTCTCCCACTGATAAGCATTTCATTTTTCAATCTGAGCATTTTTTGTAACATTAGAAAACGTAGTCGAAGGAAAATGCAGAACTCCATTTCTCTTCCTACAGACAAGAGTAGAAAAGAGACAAAACTATACACGATAGCTACAAATGTTACTCCTCAGGTATCTCAGTTAGAGATCCAAAAGGACTCATGGTTACCATTTAGGAAGATAATTAAGATTTGCTGTAATCAGTGCTTCGATATCTCCTCCTCTTCCCACAATAATAACAGCTCAAATCAAATCACAAATCTTTCTAGGgacaaaaaagtagcaaaatcTCTTTCAGTTTTAGTGTGCATTTTTGCCATATGCTGGGCTCCTTATACATTCCTAATGAGTATACGTGCCGCCTGTCATGGTAACTGCATTCATATTTATTGGTATGATATAACATTCTGGTTGCTGTGGACTAATTCTGCAATAAACCCTATTATCTACCCTTTATGCCACAAAGGTTTTCGAAAGGCATTCCTCAATATTGTTATGTGTCTACGCATGAAGAATCCCAAAGTTTAA